CGGCGGTGTCAGCCCCTTCAGACCACACTCCCCACCGGCACCTTCCCTGCGAGCCCATCCGCCAGGCTGGCCAGCACCATCTCGCCCATCCGTGTTCGGGTTTCGACGGTGGCGCTGGCGCGATGGGGTTGCAGGACGACGGTTTCCAGCTCAAACAAGACGTCCGGCACATGCGGCTCCTCGGCGAACACATCAAGCCCGGCGCCCGCGATTGAGCCTGCTTGCAGTGCAGCGACCAAGTCGGGCTCGTTTACGAGACTGCCGCGCGCCACGTTGATCAAAAACCCTTGCGCGTCCAGCGCTTCCAATACCTTGGCGTTGATGATGCCTTTGGCTTTGTCGGCGGCTGCCGCGACAATCAATGCGTCACTCTGCGCGGCCAACTCCACGAGATCGCTCACGAAGCTGTAAGGCACGTCGCTCATGGGCTTGAGATCGGTGTAGCTGATGGGACAGCCAAATGCCGCGGCGCGCGAGGCAACCGCCCGCCCTACCCGGCCCATGCCGACGATGCCGATGCGCATCCCGCTGAACCGCCGAGCCAATGGGAGCGGCACCAGCGGCGTCGCGGTCTTGGCCCATGCACCCGAGCGCACGTAGCGGTCGCCGGTACACAGTCCGCGACAGGCCGAAATCAACAGGCCGATGGCGAGGTCGGCGACGTCCTCGGTCAGCGCGCCAATAGTCGCCGTGACCCGAATGCCACGGTCCCGGGCGTAGGCCAGATCGATCGCGTCAGTGCCGACACCGTTGACCGCGATCACTTCCACCTTCGGTAGCTGCTCCATCACTTCGCGCGTAATACCGGTGTGGCCGCCGGTCACGACACCGCGAATATTCGCGCCGTGCTCGCGCAGGTAGGCGGCTTTGTCGGTCTGCTGAAAATACGGGCGAACGGTGTACAGCTCATTCAGGCGCGCGTTGATTTCAGGAATCAGAATCGGGCTCAGCTGGAGGATTTCAGGTTTCATCAGTTTCTCGCTTTTCTCGATGTCGAAAGAATCAACCACGGCCCACGAAAGGCATATTGGTTGCCATGACAGTCATGTTCAGCACGTTGGCGGAGAGCGGCAGCGCGGCGATGTAGCGCACGGCGTCGGCAATGTGTTTGACGTCGATCATCGGCTCGACCGCCGTCGAGCCATTGGCCTGACGCACACCTTGGGTCATGCGCACCGACAGCTCGGTCAGCGCATTGCCGATGTCGATCTGGCTGCAGGCGATATTGAATTCGCGACCGTCGAGCGCCAGGCTCTTGGTCAGCCCAAGCACTGCGTGCTTGCTGGCGGTGTAAGGTGCAGTGAAGGGTCGTGGCACGTGCGCAGAAATGGAGCCGTTATTGATGATCCGGCCGCCCTGAGGGGATTGCTTGCGCATCAGCCCAAATGCGCCGCGGCTGCACAGGAAAACGCCGGTTACGTTGGTGTCGATCACGCTCAGCCATTTCTCGACAGGCAGCTCGTCCATCGGCACGGCAGGTGCGTTGACGCCAGCGTTGTTAAAGACCAGGTCGAGCCGGCCATAGACCTCTTCGATGGTAGCGAACAAATGGTCGACGCTGGCCGGGTCGCGCACGTCGCACGACACCGCCAAGGCTTCACCGCCCTGCTCGCGGGCCTGCGCCACCAGCTCTTCGAGGGGCTGCAGACGACGCCCGGTGACCACTACCTTGTAGCCGTCTTCGAGCAGGCCGAATGCAACCGAACGGCCAATGCCGCTGCCAGCGCCGGTCACCAGGGCAATTTTTGAAACGGATTGATCAGTCATTATTGTTCTCCTTGTTGCTCATCAAAATGCTGCGGTTCTCGATGAACCGCTTAGCGGCGTTCACCGACCCTCACCTCAAATTCGCCGATACCCTCGATGCCGCCATTGATCACGTCGCCCGCTTCGAGCGATGCAACGCCGGGCGGCGTGCCGGTCATGATCAGGTCGCCAGCGCGCAGCGTGACGGAATGGGAAAGCTGGCTGATGACCTCGCTCACCGACCAGATCTGGCTTTCCAGATCGGAGCGCTGCCGTTCCACGCCATTGACGCTGAGCCAGATCGCGCCTTGCCGCGCATGGCCATCACGCCCTGACGGACGAATGGGGGTGATCGGCGCCGAGCCGTCGAACGCCTTCGCCGGCTCCCATGGGTTGCCCACCGCCTTGGCCGCGAGCTGCAAATCACGGCGCGTCAGGTCAAGCCCTGCGGCGTAACCCCACACATGGTCCAGCGCGTGTTCAGGATCGATCTGGTAACCGTCTTTGCCTATTGCCACGACCAGTTCGATTTCATGGCAGAACTGTTCGGTCTGGGTCGGAAATGCCACCTCGCCCACGGCGTCGACAACCGACGTCGCCGGCTTCATGAAGAACGCAGGAACCTCGCGTTCCCCGTTGGCCCCATCGCCCCATTGATAATTACGGCCCAGGCAAAACACCCGGCCCACGGGGAATCGCGCATCGCTGCCATTGACCGGCAAGCTGTGGGTTCGGGGAGGCTCGAATACAAAGTTGTTCATGGCGTTCCTTATCACTGAAAGCCGCCCTGTCCGGGCCGCTTCACATCCAGAGGCTTCAATTCAGACTAAGGGATCGAACGCCGGGAAAGTTGGACAAAACCGTGTTCGCGCTGGACTAAAAACCGCAGATCGCCGGCATTAAAAAAGGCGTATTCACATACGCCTTTGCCCACAGGGGCATAAGTTCACACACACATTCTTGAGGCGTTATTTGGCAGTCAGTTCGATGCGGTAAATACGGCCGAGCAATAACGAATAAGACAGCGTACCCACCAGCGCGACCCCGCCAATAAACCAGAACGCCCACGCAAAGTTGCCGGTGACGTGAAGGATCTGTCCGATGACGATCGGGGTAACGATGCCGCCAATGTTGGCCGCCAGGCTGGTAATCCCTCCGGTCAGGCCAATCAGTTCCTTCGGCGCGATTTCCGACACGGCGGCCCATGAAGACGAGGCGATGCCCTGTGCGAAGAAGGCGATCGTGAGCAGCGCAATGCAGACCTCATTGGAGTCGGTGAAGTTGACCAGCATGATCGACATGCCGAGCGCCGAGCCCACCACCAGCGGCAACTTGCGAGAGAAGGACAGCGAGAAGCCGCGACGAATCATCCCGTCGGCAATGAAACCTGCCAGCAGCACACCAACCGTTGCACCAATGAATGGCAGCACCGCGAAGATGCCGACTTTCACCATCGTCAGATGACGTTCTTCGATCAAATACGTCGGGAACCAGGTCAGGAAAAAGTACAGTGCCGATGTGCTGGCAAATTTGCCCAGACAGATGGCCCACACTTGGCGATATTTCAGCAATTCGGCGATCTGCGCCCACTTGAATTTGTTTCTTTCCTGACTGCTCTTGACCAACCCGCCGCCATCTTCGATGTAGGCCAGTTCTTCCTTGCTCACCTTTTTGCAGTTCATCGGGTCGCGATACAGGTACAGCCACGCGATCCCGAAAAGAATGCCGACGATGCCGGTGCTGTAGAACACGTGACGCCAGTCGTAAGTGGTCGCCAGCCAGAGCAGCAACCCGGTGAACAGCGCAGTGCCGAGATACTGGCCGCAGACGTAAATACTGCTGGCGGTGCCGCGCTCGCGCGCCGGAAACCAGACCGTGACCGCGCGACTGTTTGCCGGGAAGGCTGGCGCTTCCATTGCCCCGATGGCCAGACGCAAGCCGAACAACGAAGCGAAACCGCCCGCCATTCCCTGGCAGACCGTGACGGCCGACCATGAGATCAGTGAGGCGCCATAGGTAAATCGCGAGCCGAAGCGGTCGGCGATGAAGCCGGCAGGGACCAGGGCGAACGCGTAAGTCCAGGCGAAGGCCGAGAAGATCAAGCCCATCTGGACCTTGTCCAGCCCCAGGTCTTTGGCCATGAACGGCGCAGCGATGGAGATATTGACGCGGTCCACGTAGTTGATGATCGTGGCGATCAGCAACAGCGAGAGCATGAACCAGCGGCGATGGGACATCGGGCGGGCGGGTGCGGCGGTGGTGGGAGCGGCCACGGCGGCCTCCATCACCTGACTATCAGGGTTGCTCGACATGAGAATTCCTCATTGTTTTTATTGGTATCGAGTGGTGAAGCGCGCTTTCAACTTATCGTACGACCGGTTTTAAACAAGTCGTGGCTTAGAACGTTTTTGGATTTAAACCTGCCGTCCTAATGAAAAGTCCAAGAAATTTCCAGCGTGCCGAAAGGCAAACGAAGCGCCAATCGCTGGCGTAAAGCGTTGATCTAGAACAGTCACGGGTAGATGGCAGATTCCGATTTTTTTGGACATGAGCGGGTTAGCAGGGTTATATAAAAAATTGAAACGTGTCGTACGACGACTGGCAATAAGCAGCAATCACAGAGGAGCGCACGATGGAGCCCGCCAACCGCGTCCCCACTTATGGCATGCAGCAACGCAGTGAGCGGCCGGACTTTTACATACGTGGCAAAACCGAGGGCAAAGCAGAAACGGCGCCTCACCGGCACGAGTATTTTCAGATCCAGATCAATCTGGGTGGCGATACCGTCCAGCACATCGGTGGGGTTGTTCGCCCCTTCCCGCGCAATACGCTGGCCTTCATCCTCCCGCACAAGCTGCACCTCATACCGCATCCGCCGGAGGGCAACTTCCTGCTGATCAACTTTGCTCAAACCTTCCTGCTGCCCCAGTTGCAATGCGATCCGCTGGACCTGGAGGACGTGGCTATTGCCCTCGCTCCCGAGCTGTCACCTTTCCGTTTTCAGGAGCATCTGGATTTCACCTTGAGCGCCGCTGACTTTGCCGAGATTGAGCATCTGCTGGGCCGCATGCGTGTACTCGACGCAAACCGCCAGTTCGGCACGCGGGAGATACTCAAAGGCTGCCTGCTGCAGCTGATTGGCACCATCTGCCAGCTGTACGCCGAGCCGATCAAGCTGCTGGCCGATGACAATGCCGCGGAGCGTAGCCGCCGCGATGCTCTCGCGCGGATGTCGGAGTACGTGCGCAAGAATCTCGACGACCCGGACCTGAGCCTGAAAAAAGCCGCCTCTGCGGCGTTCCTTTCACCGAACTACCTGACCCACTGGTTGCGCAAGGAAGTCGGCAAGACGTTCAGCGAACTGGTACTGGAACGACGCATGCATCTGGCGCGCACGCTGCTGCTCAACGGCAGCAAACCGGTGCGGGAAGTGGCGCGGCTCTGTGGCTTTGCGGACGAGGCCTACTTTTCCAGGCGCTTCCGTCACGCCCACGGCATGCCGCCAGGGCAGTTCAGAAAGCAGCGGGATTTGTAGCCAGTGAATCTCGTTTCAACGCCGCGCAGCGAGTCACGGGAAGCGATCGTGCACGCGAAGGCAGGTACATCCGCTGAACATGTGTTGGTTGGTGATGACGTGTCGTGAGCAAGCTCACTCCCACAGTAGACCTGCGTTGTCCGAGATTGCAGGTAAGGCACATAACCTGTGGAGTCAGCTTGCTGGCGGAGGCATTAGGTCAGGTGACGCAGCAGTGAAGAATGAATCGTGTTCGCCAGCAAGCCGGCTCCTACAAGATGGATTAAGCTGGGCGCTATGGATGACTCCGATTATCTGCGTCTTCTGACGAGCCAGGCCGAGCAGGCCAGCGCGTTCCTCTCCAATGCGCGCAAGTGGGAGCGTGAGCGTTGGGTGTGCGAGCGGTTGCTGCAGGGCCTCAACATTCCCCATCGCGCCGACGATTTTCTGCCAGCCGGGCAGGAGCCGCCGGATGTGCTTTTTCGCGATGCGTGTTTTGAGGTGTTCTTCGTGCTGGATGAAGGTCGTCGGCTCAACGACGAATGGCGCGAAGAACTGCAGCGTCGACGCAGCGCTTTCTCCCTCAGCCAACTGGTGCGACGCGAAGCCAAACCCAAGCGCATTCCCGCTGCCGAGCTGCTTCGCCGACTGGCGCCGACGCTGCGCAAGAAGGCTCACAACTACAAGGAGCGGGGCCTGGAACTGAGCGAACTGGACATCATTGCGTTCGCCAGCCTCAAGCGTGAGGTGCTCGATCTGAACAGCCATTTTCCACCGCCCACTGAGTACCTGCGTCAGGGTTGGCGATCGCTGTCGCTGGTCGGACCGACCTTTGCCCGGGTATTGTTCGCCCATCCGGATGCGCCGGATTTTCTGCGGACCAATTTGGGGCGCAGTGTAGTGTTTGATGTAGGAATTAGTTTATGAGCCCGTTGCAGGAATTGATTGCCGATGTACCCCAGCGCGGGCGCGTTCGCTGGATCGGCGTGCGGCCGGAATCGCGTGGCGAGATGGTCGAGCTGGATGCTGTCGAAGCGCGGCGCGAAGCCGGCCTGACCGGTGATCACGCCCGCCCCGGCCCGCGCAACGCGCGCCAGGTGACGCTGATTCAGTGGGAGCATTTTGCGGTGGTCAGTTCGTTGATGGGCCGCGCCGAAGACAATCCTGTACTGCCGCAGGATTTGCGGCGCAACATCGTGATCAGCGGCATCAATCTGTTCAGTCTGAAAAACCGGCGCTTTCGCATCGGCCAGGCGATCTTCGAAACCACCGGTTGGTGCCAGCCCTGCGCCCGCCTCGAACAGCGTTTGGGCCACGGTATTTTCCAGGCGGTGCGTGGCCATGGCGGCATCACCGCGCGGGTGATACAAAGCGGCATCGTGCGCCTGGATGATGTTCTGTGTATCGAGCCGATCGAATCGAGCGTCCAGGACTTTAACGCAGCCAATACTGCCGCTTCGTGACCGGGGTCACTCATTTACCAGGCCCCACATGACCAGCTGCCTGAACTGAGACGACCATGAGTGTGTCGAAGACTGGCTTTGAGCATCCGCCCGAACTTCGAGCACCTCCAGGCTCGGGCCGACCATTTTTGTTTGGGACTGGTGGCGATTTCCAAGCCAGCCTCGTTGAACCGTTTGCCGTGCCATCTGACGCTCCGAGCTGCCTCGCGCTCGCGCAGATTGCACCGACACAGAATTCCTTAAGCCTTATGAGATATCCCCATGACTCATCGTATTGTAATTGTCGGCGGAGGCGCTGGCGGTCTGGAGCTGGCTACCCGTCTGGGTAAAACCCTGGGCAAGAAAGGCGCGGCCAGCGTCACGCTGGTGGATGCCAACCTGACCCACATCTGGAAGCCGCTGTTGCACGAAGTGGCTGCCGGTTCGCTTAACTCTTATGAGGATGAGCTGAACTACGTGGCGCAAGCCAAGTGGAACCACTTTCAGTTCCAGATGGGTCGCATGATCGGGCTGGATCGCGAGAACAAGCAGATCCACCTGGCTGAAACGCTGGACGAGCACGGCAACGAGCTGGTTCCGGCCCGCAGCCTGGATTACGACTCGCTGGTGATTTCCGTTGGCAGCACCACCAATGATTTCGGCACTAAGGGCGCGGCGGAACATTGCCTGTTCCTCGACACGCGCAAACAGGCCGAGCGCTTCCATCAGCAGTTGCTCAATCGCTACCTGCGCGCGCATGCGAGCCAGCACGACGCAGCCGAAGAGATCAACGTCGCGATCGTGGGTGCAGGCGCGACGGGTGTGGAGTTGGCCGCTGAACTGCACAACGCCGCGCACGAACTGGCGGCTTACGGGCTGGGTCACATCAAGCCGGAAAACCTGCGCATCACAGTGATTGAAGCCGGGCCGCGTGTCTTGCCTGCCCTGCCCGAGCGCATTGGTGGGCCGGTGCACAAGACCCTGGAGAAGCTGGGCGTCACAGTGCTGACCAACTCGGCGGTTAGCGAAGTGACGGCTGACAGCCTTGTCACTGCGACGGGTCAGGTGATTCCTGCCACCTTGAAAGTCTGGGCGGCGGGCATCCGCGCTCCGGCGTTCCTGGAAGGGATCGCAGGTCTTGAGACCAATCGCATCAATCAACTGCAGGTGCGCCCGACGCTGCAGACCACGCGCGATGACAACATCTTTGCTTTCGGCGACTGCGCGGCGTGCCCTCAAAAAGGCACTGACCGCAATGTCCCACCGCGCGCGCAAGCGGCGCATCAGCAGGCGTCGTTGCTGGTGAAATCGCTGAAGCTGCGCATCGAGGGCGGTCAGCTGCCGGAGTACCGCTACAAGGACTACGGCTCACTGATTTCGCTGTCGAAATTCTCGGCGGTGGGCAATTTGATGGGCAACCTGACGGGCAGCGTCATGCTTGAAGGATGGCTCGCGCGGATGTTTTACGTCTCGCTGTATCGCATGCACCAGATGGCGTTATACGGAATGTTCCGCACGTTGATGCTGATGCTGGGAAGCCGCATCGGCCGCGGCACCGAACCCCGCATGAAGCTGCACTGACGCCGCCGCGTTCGCTGCTGCCGAAGGCGTAGAAGCGCGCTGCCCGCGAACGGTCGGTACATCTGACATATCTCTGTCGGGTGTAAGACCGTCTTCGCGGGCAAGCGCGCTCCTACACGGGTAGGCGCTGATTCCTGCCGCGTGTCTGGAAGGCTGCGACGCATGCCGCCGTCTGTGGCCTCGGGCCAAACCGCAATCCCAAGATCACCGCAATCTGCCTCTACCGTAGGCGTAGGAGCGCGCTTGCCCGCGAACGGTCGGTACATCTGACATATCTCTGTCGGTTGTAAGACTGTTTTCGCGGGCAAGCGCGCTCCTACACGGGATGGCGCTGATTCCTGCCGCGTGTATGGAAGACTGCGACGCATGCCGCCGCCCGTGGCCTCGGGCCAAACCGCAATCCCAAGATCACCGCAATCTGCCTCTACCGTAGGCGTAGGAGCGCGCTTGCCCGCGAACGGTCGGTACATCTGACATATCTCTGTCGGTTGTAAGACCGTCTTCGCGGGCAAGCGCGCTCCTACACGGGTAGGCGCTGATTCCTGCCGCGTGTTTGGAAGGCTGCGACGCATGCCGCCGTCTGTGGCCTCGGGCCAAACCGCGATCCCAAGATCACCGCAATCCGCCTCTGCCGTAGGCGTAGGAGCGCGCTTGCCCGCGAACGGTCGGTACATCTGACACATCTCTGTCGGGTGTAAGACCGTCTTCGCGGGCAAGCGCGCTCCTACAAGGGTTAGCGCTGATTCCTGCCGCGTGCCTACAAGGGTTGGCGCTGATTCAACTGCCGCGCGCCTGCAACGATGCACGGGTGACGCTAGGGCATTACTCGCCCTTTGCCCATGTGCTTGGCTTTGTACATCCAGCGGTCGGCTTCTCGCATGAGCTCGTCCGGCGCTTTGCTGGAGCCGGGTTCGTACATGGAAAAACCGATGCTCGCGTTGCTGCGAATCTCATCGCCTTTGATGGTGATGGGCTGGGCGATGGCGGCGAGCAGTTTCTGCGCCACTTCGCGAGCTTCCTCCACACCCGGGGTGATGCCCTCGAGAATCACGATGAACTCGTCGCCGGCCAGCCGGACCAGGCTGTCGGTCCTGCGTATGCAGTTCTGCAAACGTGCGGAAATCGTGCGCAGCAAGTCATCACCCGCATCGTGGCCATAACTGTCGTTGATGACTTTGAAACCGTCCAGGTCGATAAACATCAGCGCCAGCTGCAGTCTGGATCGATCAGCTCGGGCCTGAGCGATGGGCAACAAAGAATCAAGCGCACGTCGATTGTGCAGGCCGGTCAGGGCGTCATGCCGAGCTTCCTGCTCGAGCTCTTTACGCGCCTGAATGTCCTGAATGATTGAAATGAAATATTCCAGCGCCCCCGCTTCCGAGAGTTTCTTGGTTACGCTCAGATTGACCCACACCGGGCTGCCGTTTTTGCGCAGGTAACGCTTCTCCATCTGGTAGCTGTCAATCTCACCAACACTCAGCTGATGGAGCATCCCGAGATCACCGTCCAGGTCGTCGGGGTGGGTGATGTCCTGAAATGTCAGGTGCTTCAGCTCATCTGGCCCATAGCCGAGCATGTTACAAAGCGCCGCGTTAACGCTGATCCAGCCACCGTCCGGCGCAACCAGTGCGATACCGACCGACGCCAACTCAAACATAGACCGATAGCCGGCCTCACTGGCGACGAACAACGCCTGGGAGCGATCCTTCTGAATGCGGGCCAGCATGAGGTTTTCGCGCAACTGCATCTCCCGACTGACGACATCGGCGAGGTCGCGGAGTATGGCCAGTTCCTGCGGAGAAAGCGTTCTAGGCCGCGCATCAATCGCGCACAACGTGCCCACTGCAAAACCCTTACTGGTCCGTATGGGTACGCCCGCATAAAAACGAATATGGGGATCACCCACGACTAACTGGTTATCGCAGAAACGCTGGTCCTCCGTAGCGTCAGGCACCACCAGTTCGTTGGTTTCCAGAATGGCATGAGCACAGAAGGCCGTTTCTCTCGGCAGCTCGACTACTTCAAGGCCCACGCGTGACTTGAACCACTGGCGGTCTTGATCCACCAGCGAAATCAGGGCAATGGGCACGTTCAGCACCTGCGCGACTAGCCGCGTGATGCGATCGAGCGTGGCTTCCGGCTGGGTATCGAGGACTTCAAGTTGATACAGCGCCTCCAGGCGCTGCTGCTCACACGAAGGAATTGGCGACTTCATATCACGGCCGATCCTGAAAAGACTGGCTGAAGTCTATACCGGGGCTGGTCAATCCGCACCCGGCGGGACCGGTAAATAATCGACCTCGCTGTCGCGCCGGATCGGTCAAACCGCTGGCCTGATTTACCTCACGTTGGATCATGGGGACATGCTTGTCGCCGTGATCACGTTAGCGCCGGTAGCCGCCAGGGCTAACCAAACGCCGGAAACGAAAAAAGCGCCCCGAAGGACGCTTTTTTGTAGCTTCAACACGAATGGCGTTGAAGCGGTATTTTCTGCCCGGATGTTGCTGGGGCGAAAATGGTCGGGGTAAGGGGATTCGAACTCCTGACATCCTGCTCCCAAAGCAGGCGCGCTACCGGACTGCGCTATACCCCGGTGAAACAAGGAAACACCCGAAGGTGCTTCCAGAGCGGGTGACGCTACTGACGTCACTCCCTAAGATTTAACCCGATGAAGCCAGGTCAAAAATGGTGGGTCGTGTGGGATTCGAACCTACGACCAATTGGTTAAAAGCCAACTGCTCTACCAACTGAGCTAACGACCCAAATAATGGTCGGGGTAAGGGGATTCGAACTCCTGACATCCTGCTCCCAAAGCAGGCGCGCTACCGGACTGCGCTATACCCCGACGGTACTACCTCTTGAAATTGGCTCCGTGACCAGGACTCGAACCTGGGACCCAATGATTAACAGTCATTTGCTCTACCGACTGAGCTATCACGGAACGATCTACAATTTCAGATGCAGCGTTTGATGCGCTTCAACACAACAAATTCAGTAAATCTTTACCAGACTAATCTGGCAAGCACCTCACTGAACGTACCGCATTTTCAGCCTCTTCGACCCGTCTGCATCGCTGCGTTCACGTCTCTGAGGCGCGCTATTCTACATTTCCAGAAACACCTGTCAACCCTCCAAATTGCTTTTAAGACAATGATTTGCGACTTTTTTGCCGATCGCCCTCAACCCGGCAAAATTCCTGCGGGTAAGGATAAAGTTTGCCCCGCATGAAAAGGGCCCTCACGCGGAGGGCCCTTTGGTGCTTCTATATAAAGCAGCGATCGGATCA
The nucleotide sequence above comes from Pseudomonas lutea. Encoded proteins:
- a CDS encoding 2-hydroxyacid dehydrogenase, whose protein sequence is MKPEILQLSPILIPEINARLNELYTVRPYFQQTDKAAYLREHGANIRGVVTGGHTGITREVMEQLPKVEVIAVNGVGTDAIDLAYARDRGIRVTATIGALTEDVADLAIGLLISACRGLCTGDRYVRSGAWAKTATPLVPLPLARRFSGMRIGIVGMGRVGRAVASRAAAFGCPISYTDLKPMSDVPYSFVSDLVELAAQSDALIVAAAADKAKGIINAKVLEALDAQGFLINVARGSLVNEPDLVAALQAGSIAGAGLDVFAEEPHVPDVLFELETVVLQPHRASATVETRTRMGEMVLASLADGLAGKVPVGSVV
- a CDS encoding SDR family oxidoreductase; protein product: MTDQSVSKIALVTGAGSGIGRSVAFGLLEDGYKVVVTGRRLQPLEELVAQAREQGGEALAVSCDVRDPASVDHLFATIEEVYGRLDLVFNNAGVNAPAVPMDELPVEKWLSVIDTNVTGVFLCSRGAFGLMRKQSPQGGRIINNGSISAHVPRPFTAPYTASKHAVLGLTKSLALDGREFNIACSQIDIGNALTELSVRMTQGVRQANGSTAVEPMIDVKHIADAVRYIAALPLSANVLNMTVMATNMPFVGRG
- a CDS encoding fumarylacetoacetate hydrolase family protein gives rise to the protein MNNFVFEPPRTHSLPVNGSDARFPVGRVFCLGRNYQWGDGANGEREVPAFFMKPATSVVDAVGEVAFPTQTEQFCHEIELVVAIGKDGYQIDPEHALDHVWGYAAGLDLTRRDLQLAAKAVGNPWEPAKAFDGSAPITPIRPSGRDGHARQGAIWLSVNGVERQRSDLESQIWSVSEVISQLSHSVTLRAGDLIMTGTPPGVASLEAGDVINGGIEGIGEFEVRVGERR
- a CDS encoding MFS transporter, yielding MSSNPDSQVMEAAVAAPTTAAPARPMSHRRWFMLSLLLIATIINYVDRVNISIAAPFMAKDLGLDKVQMGLIFSAFAWTYAFALVPAGFIADRFGSRFTYGASLISWSAVTVCQGMAGGFASLFGLRLAIGAMEAPAFPANSRAVTVWFPARERGTASSIYVCGQYLGTALFTGLLLWLATTYDWRHVFYSTGIVGILFGIAWLYLYRDPMNCKKVSKEELAYIEDGGGLVKSSQERNKFKWAQIAELLKYRQVWAICLGKFASTSALYFFLTWFPTYLIEERHLTMVKVGIFAVLPFIGATVGVLLAGFIADGMIRRGFSLSFSRKLPLVVGSALGMSIMLVNFTDSNEVCIALLTIAFFAQGIASSSWAAVSEIAPKELIGLTGGITSLAANIGGIVTPIVIGQILHVTGNFAWAFWFIGGVALVGTLSYSLLLGRIYRIELTAK
- a CDS encoding helix-turn-helix transcriptional regulator, whose protein sequence is MEPANRVPTYGMQQRSERPDFYIRGKTEGKAETAPHRHEYFQIQINLGGDTVQHIGGVVRPFPRNTLAFILPHKLHLIPHPPEGNFLLINFAQTFLLPQLQCDPLDLEDVAIALAPELSPFRFQEHLDFTLSAADFAEIEHLLGRMRVLDANRQFGTREILKGCLLQLIGTICQLYAEPIKLLADDNAAERSRRDALARMSEYVRKNLDDPDLSLKKAASAAFLSPNYLTHWLRKEVGKTFSELVLERRMHLARTLLLNGSKPVREVARLCGFADEAYFSRRFRHAHGMPPGQFRKQRDL
- a CDS encoding DUF1780 domain-containing protein, with translation MDDSDYLRLLTSQAEQASAFLSNARKWERERWVCERLLQGLNIPHRADDFLPAGQEPPDVLFRDACFEVFFVLDEGRRLNDEWREELQRRRSAFSLSQLVRREAKPKRIPAAELLRRLAPTLRKKAHNYKERGLELSELDIIAFASLKREVLDLNSHFPPPTEYLRQGWRSLSLVGPTFARVLFAHPDAPDFLRTNLGRSVVFDVGISL
- a CDS encoding MOSC domain-containing protein, whose translation is MSPLQELIADVPQRGRVRWIGVRPESRGEMVELDAVEARREAGLTGDHARPGPRNARQVTLIQWEHFAVVSSLMGRAEDNPVLPQDLRRNIVISGINLFSLKNRRFRIGQAIFETTGWCQPCARLEQRLGHGIFQAVRGHGGITARVIQSGIVRLDDVLCIEPIESSVQDFNAANTAAS
- a CDS encoding NAD(P)/FAD-dependent oxidoreductase is translated as MTHRIVIVGGGAGGLELATRLGKTLGKKGAASVTLVDANLTHIWKPLLHEVAAGSLNSYEDELNYVAQAKWNHFQFQMGRMIGLDRENKQIHLAETLDEHGNELVPARSLDYDSLVISVGSTTNDFGTKGAAEHCLFLDTRKQAERFHQQLLNRYLRAHASQHDAAEEINVAIVGAGATGVELAAELHNAAHELAAYGLGHIKPENLRITVIEAGPRVLPALPERIGGPVHKTLEKLGVTVLTNSAVSEVTADSLVTATGQVIPATLKVWAAGIRAPAFLEGIAGLETNRINQLQVRPTLQTTRDDNIFAFGDCAACPQKGTDRNVPPRAQAAHQQASLLVKSLKLRIEGGQLPEYRYKDYGSLISLSKFSAVGNLMGNLTGSVMLEGWLARMFYVSLYRMHQMALYGMFRTLMLMLGSRIGRGTEPRMKLH
- a CDS encoding sensor domain-containing diguanylate cyclase produces the protein MKSPIPSCEQQRLEALYQLEVLDTQPEATLDRITRLVAQVLNVPIALISLVDQDRQWFKSRVGLEVVELPRETAFCAHAILETNELVVPDATEDQRFCDNQLVVGDPHIRFYAGVPIRTSKGFAVGTLCAIDARPRTLSPQELAILRDLADVVSREMQLRENLMLARIQKDRSQALFVASEAGYRSMFELASVGIALVAPDGGWISVNAALCNMLGYGPDELKHLTFQDITHPDDLDGDLGMLHQLSVGEIDSYQMEKRYLRKNGSPVWVNLSVTKKLSEAGALEYFISIIQDIQARKELEQEARHDALTGLHNRRALDSLLPIAQARADRSRLQLALMFIDLDGFKVINDSYGHDAGDDLLRTISARLQNCIRRTDSLVRLAGDEFIVILEGITPGVEEAREVAQKLLAAIAQPITIKGDEIRSNASIGFSMYEPGSSKAPDELMREADRWMYKAKHMGKGRVMP